Below is a genomic region from Microbulbifer sp. ALW1.
TCCAGGAAGGGACTGGTATACCGCCGATAGCGACCAGCTGCAGCAACTGCTGCCTTTCTGGGAGCCGGCTGATATTCAGCGGGTGTCCACCAGCCTGCGCAACCAGGGCGCGCTTCTGTTAGGTGCAGCACCTTACGGCAGCAGTGCCATGCTCAAGTTTGCACTGCCAACCGTGCAGTCACATGGTCGTGCTCCCGCCCCACAAGCGCCGACACCGACGCCGCGGGCAGCAAACACCATCTCCCCCAGCTGGCAGCCCGATGCTGAGACCATGGCGCGTATTGCCCAGCTGGGTGTACCGGAACACTTTGTGCGCGAGCAACTACCCGAGTTCGTCACTTACTGGCGCGACCGCGGTGAGAGCCGACATTCATTCGGTTCCCTGTTTCTCAAGCTGGTTAAAAGCAAGTGGGAGTCTTTCCGCGCAACTCAGGGACGCAAGCTACCGCTTCCTTCCCAGTGGCGACCCGGTGAAGGCACTCTCGGCAAGCTCGCTGACGAGGGAGTTCCGAGTACTTTCGTCCGCCGCTGTATGCAGCGTTTTGTGGAGTACCACCGCAGTAGTGGCAAGCAGTCCGTTTCCTGGGACCTGGAGTTCAATGACTGGGTAATGGAAGACTGGGAGAAGCAGGAAACCCCCTTCATTGAGAAGCGCAAACCTGAGCCTATAACCCGGGACTGGCAACCCAGCGAGCACACCTGGGAGCAATTGCGCCGGCTGGCCATCAACCCCAATTTTGCCGCAGAATTACTCCCCGAGTTTATCTATAAATGGCTTGAGCGCGGTGGCCACAGTGCCCGCTGGGGTGAGCTGTTTATCGAATACGCGCGGGAAGAATGGGCCTATTACTGCCAAGGGATCGAGAAAAACCCGGTGGCCAAGCCCATGTCCCGCAACTGGCAGCCCTCGAGTGACTGCCTCGGGCACCTGCTAAATCAATGTGAAATCGACCGCGAATTTGCCCTCGGCCTGGTACCCGAGTTCCGTCTTTACTGGCAGGAACAGGGAGGTGCACGCAAGAGCTGGGACGCTGTTTTCGTTCGCCACGCGCGCTACCAATGGGCGGAGCGCAACAAGTTCGCAATAGGACAACATCATGGCAAGCCACAAGATTCCGGGCACCCAGTTAACCAGCGCACAAGAGACACATCAGTCTGGGACATCGTCACAGACACAAACTGGTAATCCACAACTGGAAGCGCGCAAGCGGGCTCTCAATGAGGTGTTCGGACTGCTGAAACTGAGTTATCACAACCAGTTCAACTCTGCATTTCAGGACGTACAAACACTGAATCACGCGAAGCGACTTTGGCTTGAGTCTCTCTCTGGCTTTACCCCGGAGCAGATACTGGCAGGTGCCAAGCGCGCTATCAAACAGTGTGAGTACCTACCTACCGTACATCGTATGCTGCAGCTGTGTGCTGAGGGTGAAGGCGGTTTGCCGGAGGTGCGCGCCGCGTATCGTGAGGCCTGCAACGCCCCCAGTCCCAAAGCCAACCAAAAGTGGAGTCACCCGGCGGTTTACCACGCCGGTCGCGCTGCGGACTGGTTCTTCCTCGCTAACAATCCCGAATCGTCGGCATTTCCGGTATTCGCTGCCCACTATAAAAAGATTTGTGAACGATTGATGGCGGGAGAGCAGTTGCCTGCACCGGAGCAGGTACAGCTGGAGCACAATCAGGGCAAACCGCTCTCCAAATCCGAAAATGCCAAAAAGTTGGCAGAATTGCGTGCACAACTGAAAATATGATTTGATGTTAGGGCCAGATAATAATGCTGGCCCTGTAAGTTTCCGCACAGGAGTTCCGCGGAAGATTCAAGTCACTCCCTTCGCACAGCAGGTATCGCCATGGCCCGGCTCCCTCTTCTGCTTGTGGTACCCCTTCTCACTTTTGCAGCCACCGCTGTAAAAGCGGACTTTTACTCCCACCGCTACGGCGGCCTCAGTATCCAGAACAGCGAGTTTTCTGGCCTTTGCAGTGACGCCAGCCGCTTTGTAAGCGGCTTGAATCGCGACGAGCAAAGCGCAGTGGTCGATGGCTGCGCGGATAATGGAGCAGGACTGAAGCTCTATGGAGGCTGGCAGTGGACACCGTATATGGCCGTAGAGGCGGACTTTAGGCAGACATCGACGTCGGAACTCACGTTTAACGTCAGAAGCCCTGAACTGCCCCAGCTCAATATCAAAGAGCGTATCCAGACCCGCATGGGTAATGCCTACCTGGTTGGGCATTGGCCATTAAACAGATCGGGGCTCAGTGTATTCGGAAAACTGGGTGGAGGCTTTTGGCTGAGCCAGGTTGATGTTCGTCAACGGGGACAGGCAATCGCCATGGTTCGCTTTATCGATGGCAGCGTGGGACCAATGGCGTTCCCTGTAGACGCTAGCTTCTCGGAAAACGGCAGTGGCTTTCACTGGGGATACGGCGCCGGAGTCAGCTACCGCTTCCGAGACCGCTGGACGGTAAGAGCCGAGTGGGAGCTATTTCCAGAAATTGGCAGCAATGACCTACGTGGCGAGTACGAAGTGGAATCTGCCTCCCTGGGCTGGACCATGCACTTTTAGCCAGCACACCTTCGCTCGTTGCCACGCCTGTGGATTTCCCTCAGGCTCAGGCTGGCACCGAGCCTTTTACCCACCAGGTCAAGTTAAATTAGCGTTTGATTTCATATATTTTTTTCCACTTACCCACAGCCCTGATTACTAACAGAATCTTGGGATAGTCTTGTGCATAACTTGCGTATAGGCGCCGCAAGCCCCGCACTGTAAGGGCTCCGGAAGTCCGCACAAAAAAGC
It encodes:
- a CDS encoding DnaT-like ssDNA-binding domain-containing protein, which gives rise to MKHPLLPERPLVISPTLAATLGLEESVLLSALGDLIPFLPVESHPGRDWYTADSDQLQQLLPFWEPADIQRVSTSLRNQGALLLGAAPYGSSAMLKFALPTVQSHGRAPAPQAPTPTPRAANTISPSWQPDAETMARIAQLGVPEHFVREQLPEFVTYWRDRGESRHSFGSLFLKLVKSKWESFRATQGRKLPLPSQWRPGEGTLGKLADEGVPSTFVRRCMQRFVEYHRSSGKQSVSWDLEFNDWVMEDWEKQETPFIEKRKPEPITRDWQPSEHTWEQLRRLAINPNFAAELLPEFIYKWLERGGHSARWGELFIEYAREEWAYYCQGIEKNPVAKPMSRNWQPSSDCLGHLLNQCEIDREFALGLVPEFRLYWQEQGGARKSWDAVFVRHARYQWAERNKFAIGQHHGKPQDSGHPVNQRTRDTSVWDIVTDTNW
- a CDS encoding replication protein P, with translation MASHKIPGTQLTSAQETHQSGTSSQTQTGNPQLEARKRALNEVFGLLKLSYHNQFNSAFQDVQTLNHAKRLWLESLSGFTPEQILAGAKRAIKQCEYLPTVHRMLQLCAEGEGGLPEVRAAYREACNAPSPKANQKWSHPAVYHAGRAADWFFLANNPESSAFPVFAAHYKKICERLMAGEQLPAPEQVQLEHNQGKPLSKSENAKKLAELRAQLKI
- a CDS encoding outer membrane beta-barrel protein — its product is MARLPLLLVVPLLTFAATAVKADFYSHRYGGLSIQNSEFSGLCSDASRFVSGLNRDEQSAVVDGCADNGAGLKLYGGWQWTPYMAVEADFRQTSTSELTFNVRSPELPQLNIKERIQTRMGNAYLVGHWPLNRSGLSVFGKLGGGFWLSQVDVRQRGQAIAMVRFIDGSVGPMAFPVDASFSENGSGFHWGYGAGVSYRFRDRWTVRAEWELFPEIGSNDLRGEYEVESASLGWTMHF